One window of the Pieris rapae chromosome 13, ilPieRapa1.1, whole genome shotgun sequence genome contains the following:
- the LOC110996282 gene encoding uncharacterized protein LOC110996282: MENYFIGSHGSEPVFHDIDNNTPTSTTPASATTTNLVPEYISTLSTQVPTEADFTYATTESRFPQVINQSQRFDEPSSYGDVNNFNGTEVARPVYGIDEKYSFSSMSSLSNFDPNTMFANQMSNMDYQYPRTDSSKEVEIEGVQRQYDILSSARRMESKNSDRNAIITNQNNNLELEGYSYSFDTSNGMHTDVIGTAKDGIKLKGSFSYTGDDGKVYKMEYIADENGFQPSGAHLPTPPPIPKEIQKVIEQAYINKAAGIVDDGSYNEEKYGYKNYMPRNDNKVTKQNKGLLTKKTIVQPSNIFYDNLNNIDKSSTTSKVPLNNEIIPVQVIYDQGYSYDQPQNRLLSPEAIGKETESSLSESPKPRMRIGSIKSIENVTDVNLYKNSPNNDTNYSEKPNLFDSTDEVRIYENNQPFISNKKYKYESDNYKTTIFPTMYYMNFNNLNGDSSRVTDSQTKIMTNFPTTASPNYSIENASTEPSYMSENDEPMISTGNPKWVTSASPRTEAMPVYIQTQVRGEDFSGPKQIPTYNPKSGYYY, translated from the exons AtggaaaattactttattggCTCTCACGGCAGTGAACCTGTATTCCATGATATCGATAATAATACACCAACAAGCACAACACCTGCTTCAGCGACCACTACGAACTTAGTTCCCGAGTATATTTCTACTCTATCTACACAGGTGCCTACAGAAGCTGATTTTACTTATGCCACCACGGAATCCAGATTTCCACAGGTTATCAACCAATCACAGAGATTTGATGAACCCTCCAGCTATGGCGATGTTAATAACTTTAACGGTACAGAAGTAGCTAGACCAGTTTATGGAATCGATGAGAAATATTCATTCTCTTCAATGTCATCACTATCCAACTTTGACCCAAATACAATGTTCGCAAATCAAATGTCTAACATGGACTATCAATATCCTAGAACTGATTCAAGTAAAGAAGTTGAAATAGAAGGTGTCCAGCGACAATATGATATATTGTCATCTGCTAGGAGGATGGAATCAAAAAATAGTGACAGAAACGCTATAATAAcaaatcaaaacaataatttagaattagaGGGGTATTCCTATAGCTTTGATACTTCTAATGGTATGCACACTGATGTTATTGGTACTGCTAAAGATGGTATAAAGTTAAAAGGATCTTTCTCTTATACCGGTGATGATGGCAAAGTCTACAAGATGGAATATATTGCAGATGAAAATGGATTTCAACCAAGTGGTGCACATTTACCTACGCCACCTCCTATTCCTAAAGAGATACAAAAAGTTATTGAACAAGCTTATATCAATAAAGCTGCAGGAATAGTCGATGacg GTTCGTACAATGAAGAAAAGTATGGATATAAGAATTATATGCCTCGCAATGACAATAAAGTtacgaaacaaaataaaggACTTCTTACAAAGAAAACGATAGTCCAACCTTCGAATATATTTtacgataatttaaataatattgacaaaTCAAGTACAACTAGTAAGGTGCCattgaataatgaaataatccCAGTGCAAGTAATCTATGATCAGGGCTACAGTTATGATCAACCACAAAATAGGTTACTTTCACCTGAAGCTATTGGTAAAGAAACAGAAAGTAGCTTATCAGAATCGCCAAAACCTCGAATGCGAATAGGTAGCATCAAATCTATAGAGAATGTTACtgatgtaaatttatataaaaattctccAAATAATGACACCAACTACTCTGAAAAACCAAATCTATTTGATTCAACAGATGAAGTaagaatttatgaaaataatcagCCATTTATATCcaacaagaaatataaatatgaaagcgataattataaaactacaatTTTTCCAACAATGTACTATATGAACTTTAATAACCTAAATGGTGATTCTAGTCGGGTAACTGATTCCCAGACTAAGATAATGACAAATTTTCCAACAACTGCATCACCAAATTATTCTATAGAAAATGCAAGCACCGAACCATCATACATGTCAGAGAACGACGAACCAATGATATCTACCGGGAATCCAAAATGGGTAACTTCGGCCAGTCCTCGCACGGAAGCTATGCCTGTTTACATTCAAACGCAGGTTCGTGGAGAAGATTTCAGCGGACCCAAACAAATACCAACATATAATCCTAAATctggttattattattaa
- the LOC110996276 gene encoding cuticle protein 3-like encodes MKLFIILTVAALSSGAKLDKTYLPPSSAQSAGGDFLDTPNFGSGDTFTPDGQDVNRYNYEGNFEYRPERTQAAFERNAAILRQDNVNSGDSYSFAFETENGIAAEESGVATNGVEAQGGFSYIGDDGKQYSIRYIADQNGFQPQGDHLPTPPPIPEEILKALEQNARDEAAGIFDDGSYNEAKYESNYKENYGNYENRYTVDPSNAQTDDDSVITDSAAFRNPNYYQPSRIPSVTKAYLPPRY; translated from the exons ATGAAACTG ttcatTATCCTAACCGTGGCTGCCCTATCTAGCGGAGCCAAACTGGACAAAACGTACCTGCCTCCTTCATCAGCCCAATCTGCAGGGGGAGACTTTTTGGATACACCGAATTTCGGTTCTGGTGATACCTTCACTCCCGATGGCCAAGACGTCAACAGATACAACTATGAAGGCAACTTTGAGTACCGCCCGGAGAGAACGCAGGCGGCCTTTGAAAGGAACGCAGCGATTCTCCGACAAGACAATGTGAACAGTGGTGATTCCTACTCATTTGCATTTGAAACAGAGAATGGTATTGCTGCTGAAGAGAGCGGTGTAGCGACAAACGGTGTAGAGGCTCAAGGCGGCTTCTCCTATATTGGTGATGACGGAAAGCAATATAGTATTAG atatATCGCTGACCAAAACGGTTTCCAACCACAAGGTGATCATCTTCCCACGCCCCCACCGATTCCAGAAGAAATCCTTAAAGCTCTAGAACAAAACGCAAGGGATGAAGCCGCGGGAATTTTTGATGATg GCTCTTACAATGAGGCCAAATATGAAAGCAACTACAAAGAGAACTACGGAAACTATGAAAACAGATATACCGTTGATCCATCCAACGCCCAAACAGACGATGACTCCGTCATCACGGATTCCGCAGCCTTCAGAAACCCTAACTATTATCAACCATCAAGAATTCCTTCGGTGACCAAAGCTTACTTACCTCCAAGATATTGA